A DNA window from Patescibacteria group bacterium contains the following coding sequences:
- a CDS encoding methyltransferase domain-containing protein, with amino-acid sequence MSEGEKKKFKFNWKEYAKTWGSYTPPAHPAESDIRVIEVWVKKFIDENGKSPTVMILGVTPEFRDLFSQYNCPVTLVDITPEMKMAMDTLLKESLNKAEVFVEVDWLLLDQKLEKNSFDLAIGDCVTNNIDYRNRDRFLEGIESVLKPGGYFISRNYLALEKKMTLEEILHQYDDQDEANYTVMWCDFLFNLTWNEETRTIDNQKIAELTKDAGPQYAKLLENYFKAFPPFEKIWTMPSVEEQNEEYKRFFEIEKIVHNDDYAYAEICPIYFLKKNP; translated from the coding sequence ATGTCAGAAGGCGAAAAGAAAAAGTTTAAATTCAATTGGAAAGAGTACGCCAAAACCTGGGGAAGCTACACCCCTCCAGCCCATCCAGCCGAGTCAGACATCAGAGTCATCGAGGTTTGGGTCAAGAAATTTATCGATGAAAACGGCAAAAGCCCAACTGTCATGATCCTTGGGGTCACGCCAGAGTTTCGTGATTTATTCTCGCAATATAACTGCCCTGTTACTCTTGTCGATATCACGCCTGAGATGAAGATGGCTATGGACACGTTGCTCAAGGAGTCACTCAACAAAGCGGAGGTTTTCGTAGAGGTAGACTGGCTTCTCTTGGATCAAAAACTGGAGAAGAACAGTTTTGATCTCGCGATCGGTGATTGCGTTACCAATAATATAGATTATCGGAACCGTGATAGATTCCTGGAAGGCATCGAATCTGTTCTAAAGCCTGGTGGGTATTTCATTTCGAGAAATTATCTAGCGCTAGAAAAGAAGATGACGCTGGAAGAGATTCTTCATCAATATGACGACCAGGATGAGGCAAATTATACGGTCATGTGGTGCGATTTTCTCTTCAACCTGACTTGGAACGAAGAGACCAGGACGATCGATAATCAAAAAATTGCCGAATTGACCAAAGACGCTGGCCCCCAATATGCAAAACTATTAGAGAACTATTTCAAAGCCTTCCCACCCTTTGAGAAGATCTGGACTATGCCCAGCGTCGAGGAACAAAATGAGGAGTACAAAAGATTCTTTGAGATAGAGAAAATTGTTCACAACGACGATTATGCCTACGCCGAAATCTGCCCAATATATTTCCTGAAGAAAAACCCCTAG
- a CDS encoding alpha/beta fold hydrolase produces MNEFYSPIKDPNAVEEQELGKNSPIPLMAEKDANGEPIPGEAQWLTLKAEGRVVEGKMFQPAGGSKKLVFFEPGMPGDSNTWMEGKHVPKLVEAGYAVFCARHSGSQINSERSPELIKCPERIEAGKVQGQEYIGGDEPATVEDIDREPEIALKALSADFDEIYLVGHSSGAAAELYSMTNLPGEITDKIRSFTSLSGFIGEYDHEADTFDREGRFDSEGLRKYYEYCNQYLNMGDAGHNVELAKSVLERIYSHPLPEHIQVNLITSPKDEYVTPDQAGGYHDFIGRGLRVRDKTQDRPDYHDLKNLTPETLIRLIEIYHPESTHNVTVGNKNRDPFDNKS; encoded by the coding sequence ATGAATGAATTCTATTCTCCTATCAAAGATCCTAATGCTGTTGAAGAGCAAGAATTAGGCAAGAACTCACCGATACCTCTCATGGCCGAGAAGGACGCGAACGGCGAGCCGATACCGGGCGAGGCGCAATGGCTCACTCTAAAAGCTGAGGGCCGAGTTGTCGAGGGCAAGATGTTCCAGCCAGCAGGCGGGAGCAAGAAACTAGTCTTTTTCGAGCCGGGTATGCCGGGAGATAGCAATACTTGGATGGAGGGCAAGCACGTGCCGAAATTAGTTGAGGCAGGCTATGCTGTCTTTTGCGCCAGACACTCTGGATCTCAAATTAATTCTGAAAGATCGCCAGAGCTAATTAAATGTCCCGAAAGAATTGAAGCCGGCAAGGTGCAAGGCCAGGAGTATATCGGCGGAGATGAGCCTGCAACGGTAGAGGACATCGATCGCGAGCCGGAGATTGCCCTCAAGGCGTTATCGGCAGATTTTGATGAAATTTACTTGGTCGGTCACTCCAGCGGGGCGGCCGCAGAGCTTTATTCGATGACTAATTTGCCAGGAGAGATCACTGACAAGATCAGGAGTTTTACCTCCTTATCTGGTTTTATCGGTGAATATGATCATGAAGCCGATACTTTCGACAGAGAGGGTCGCTTTGACAGCGAGGGCTTGAGAAAATATTATGAATATTGCAATCAGTATTTGAATATGGGGGATGCTGGACACAATGTTGAATTGGCGAAATCCGTTCTCGAGCGGATTTACAGCCATCCTTTGCCAGAGCATATCCAAGTCAATCTGATTACTTCGCCAAAAGACGAATATGTCACGCCCGATCAGGCAGGAGGTTACCACGATTTTATTGGCCGTGGGCTAAGAGTTAGAGACAAGACGCAGGATCGTCCCGATTATCATGATCTAAAGAATCTTACTCCAGAGACCTTGATAAGACTGATTGAGATTTATCATCCGGAGAGCACGCACAATGTTACAGTTGGAAACAAAAATAGAGATCCCTTTGATAACAAGTCATAA
- a CDS encoding cold shock domain-containing protein translates to MTGTIKKLTDKGFGFITSPELGKDLFFHKNSCVDNFDTFAEGDTVSFESEDSPKGLNAVNVTLVK, encoded by the coding sequence ATGACAGGTACAATCAAAAAATTGACAGACAAGGGATTTGGCTTTATTACTTCTCCAGAGTTGGGAAAAGATTTATTTTTTCACAAAAACTCTTGCGTAGATAATTTTGACACTTTCGCCGAAGGAGACACCGTCTCTTTCGAGTCTGAAGATTCTCCAAAAGGTCTCAACGCAGTCAATGTTACATTAGTTAAATAA
- a CDS encoding GIY-YIG nuclease family protein — MFIVYAIYNHDHDKIYIGQTNNLELRLEAHRSKTFVTSYTSRFNGEWLLIYTEKIATLGEALKREKQLKSFRGREFIRQFIKR; from the coding sequence ATGTTTATTGTGTATGCAATTTACAATCATGACCACGATAAAATCTATATCGGCCAAACTAATAATTTGGAATTACGATTAGAGGCCCATCGGAGTAAAACATTTGTAACTAGTTATACGTCTAGATTTAACGGCGAATGGCTGTTGATCTACACAGAAAAGATTGCGACCCTAGGTGAAGCTTTAAAAAGAGAAAAACAGTTAAAGAGTTTCCGAGGTAGGGAATTCATCAGACAATTTATAAAAAGATAA
- a CDS encoding thermonuclease family protein, translating into MRNWIRQTGVYLIGVVIIVLLLANLLNNRQIKANTASSGSNSSQITTDTNKDEASESAEADDGTVASAQTGESETDKDLTLYDVTSIIDGDTVKINFDGKTESVRLIGIDSEELSSTDQKQKCFANLAKSEADKMLKGKKIKLESDPVSGERDKYNRLLGYIFVDETNFNQYMVENGFAHEYTYSNQNYKYRAEFKSAESRAKSTSKGLWSSNICVASAVAPAQQTEAAPSTVSQNNSAATPAEPTKPEKVVEPTPPADPPPGCLIKGNISSSGKIYHVPGGSFYDRTKISEPGEHWFCSEEEAVAAGWRKSSR; encoded by the coding sequence ATGAGAAATTGGATAAGGCAAACAGGGGTTTATCTAATCGGTGTCGTAATCATTGTTTTGTTGTTGGCTAACTTGCTAAATAATCGGCAGATCAAGGCCAACACTGCTAGCTCTGGTTCCAATTCGTCTCAAATCACCACTGACACGAATAAGGATGAAGCCTCTGAATCCGCAGAAGCAGACGATGGCACAGTCGCCTCGGCCCAAACTGGGGAGAGCGAAACTGACAAAGATCTTACTTTGTATGATGTTACGAGTATTATCGACGGCGACACGGTTAAAATAAATTTTGATGGGAAAACAGAGAGCGTCAGATTAATAGGAATCGATTCAGAGGAGCTAAGTAGCACCGACCAGAAACAAAAATGCTTTGCTAATCTGGCCAAATCCGAAGCGGATAAAATGCTAAAGGGGAAGAAGATTAAGCTCGAAAGCGATCCTGTTTCGGGCGAGAGAGACAAATATAACCGACTTCTTGGTTATATTTTTGTAGATGAGACTAATTTTAATCAGTATATGGTCGAAAACGGATTTGCCCACGAATACACTTACAGCAATCAAAATTATAAATATCGAGCTGAATTTAAATCGGCCGAATCTCGGGCAAAATCTACTAGCAAAGGCCTCTGGTCATCCAATATTTGCGTAGCGTCTGCCGTTGCTCCAGCCCAACAAACAGAGGCAGCGCCAAGCACGGTATCGCAGAATAATTCTGCCGCAACTCCGGCAGAACCGACAAAGCCAGAGAAGGTTGTAGAGCCGACTCCGCCGGCCGATCCTCCACCGGGCTGTCTGATCAAGGGAAATATTAGTTCAAGCGGCAAGATCTATCATGTCCCGGGCGGCTCTTTTTACGACAGAACTAAAATATCGGAGCCAGGCGAACACTGGTTTTGCAGCGAAGAAGAGGCCGTAGCGGCCGGCTGGCGCAAGAGTTCAAGATAA
- a CDS encoding DUF2157 domain-containing protein, translating into MGNEEELLGLKADLAAGKSVPALVDALKAKGYPEAAINELIQKAFQTQTVEKDAKGANGSNVKRRIDPAKAFVWLGIILILSAVIAAIAANWSGATPWLKVLYTAVPMIIFYVLSFFLARNEETKIYERLTFVTASLLLPVSVGTTLYEFGVYKDLNSHFVAICTGLAAAYFLFFEFYAKRSYLSLLSILSLYVTFEAILFNWSLNNEFASGWCTIGFSLLILVVGVLLKNKDRSKDTYLATGTVLSLVGLPIMIYQTIDKYTDSLPFESPFFFVAAVGLLYLMVAHIYNSYSEKLGGDELIYNLKRLVEEVAVPLVVLPIVFLGTSDSLRHYYLFISLFLGIGAILAAARLKIKSLPLSGGFMILISVLTLASDFFHDSAKWPLLVIIFGFLSIALGLWIRRIYKDQESLDLFWGLGQDVERENKIAHKATWWSVLLTIIVVWFIIGTAASFIMGAGMR; encoded by the coding sequence GTGGGAAACGAAGAAGAACTACTCGGTCTCAAAGCAGACCTTGCCGCTGGCAAGAGTGTCCCTGCTTTAGTTGACGCGTTGAAAGCCAAGGGTTATCCCGAGGCGGCGATAAACGAACTAATCCAAAAAGCATTTCAGACCCAAACGGTTGAGAAAGATGCCAAAGGCGCAAACGGCTCCAATGTGAAACGTCGAATCGATCCAGCCAAAGCTTTTGTCTGGCTTGGGATTATTCTGATCCTCTCAGCAGTAATCGCTGCAATTGCGGCAAATTGGTCCGGCGCCACGCCGTGGCTCAAGGTTCTCTACACTGCTGTTCCGATGATCATATTTTACGTGCTGTCTTTTTTCCTAGCCAGAAACGAGGAGACCAAAATTTACGAGAGATTAACTTTTGTTACTGCATCTTTGCTTCTACCAGTATCGGTCGGGACTACGCTCTATGAATTTGGAGTTTACAAAGATCTAAATTCCCATTTCGTCGCAATTTGTACCGGATTGGCGGCCGCCTATTTCCTGTTTTTCGAATTCTATGCCAAGCGAAGTTATCTTTCTCTCCTGTCGATACTGTCGCTCTATGTTACTTTTGAGGCAATTCTTTTCAACTGGAGTCTAAACAACGAATTCGCATCGGGCTGGTGTACTATTGGATTTTCTCTTCTAATTTTGGTCGTTGGCGTTTTGCTGAAAAACAAAGATCGATCAAAGGATACTTATCTCGCTACCGGCACAGTTTTATCCCTTGTGGGCCTGCCCATCATGATTTATCAAACAATCGATAAGTATACTGACTCACTGCCGTTTGAATCCCCATTTTTCTTTGTTGCCGCTGTCGGTCTTCTGTATCTCATGGTCGCGCACATTTACAATTCTTATAGCGAGAAGCTAGGTGGAGACGAATTAATCTATAATTTGAAACGCCTTGTCGAAGAAGTGGCTGTTCCGCTCGTCGTTTTACCTATCGTTTTTCTGGGAACGTCTGATAGTTTGAGACATTACTATTTATTCATCTCTCTTTTCCTCGGTATTGGTGCTATCTTGGCCGCGGCTAGGCTCAAAATCAAATCTCTCCCGCTCAGCGGAGGGTTTATGATTCTGATTTCTGTCTTGACGCTAGCTAGCGATTTCTTTCACGATTCAGCCAAATGGCCACTGTTGGTCATAATCTTTGGCTTCCTATCAATCGCTTTGGGTCTTTGGATCAGGAGAATCTACAAGGATCAGGAGAGCTTAGATTTGTTCTGGGGTCTGGGACAGGACGTAGAGAGAGAAAACAAAATAGCGCACAAGGCTACCTGGTGGTCAGTCTTGCTCACGATCATCGTAGTCTGGTTTATTATTGGTACTGCTGCCAGCTTTATTATGGGCGCTGGCATGCGCTAA
- the rpoD gene encoding RNA polymerase sigma factor RpoD, whose translation MAKKIFVPKKEEILAFAPEVNELLMKGRSHGYISMQELLQVLPEPEENLEEVDLLFDYMYRKGIEFKEEVEKPKGILASILQAKKEKSLIEELGLGDIADDSVRMYLREIGRIPLLTNEEEVKLAKRSEKGDIWAKKRLAESNLRLVVSIAKKYIGRGLSLLDLIQEGNTGLMRAVDKFDYRKGFKFSTYATWWIRQAITRAIADQARTIRIPVHMIETINKLIRVQRQLVQDLGREPTPEEIAQELGLDVDKVEHIIKISQETVSLEAPVGEEEDSRLGDFIEDTKHASPEEQTSQQLLKDKIGEFLSFLAPREQKILKMRFGLEDGRTHTLEEVGQEFGVTRERIRQIEAKALSKLKKAERSTDLEEYLQG comes from the coding sequence ATGGCAAAGAAGATTTTTGTTCCCAAGAAAGAGGAAATCCTCGCATTCGCGCCCGAAGTTAATGAACTCTTGATGAAGGGTCGCTCCCATGGTTATATCTCCATGCAGGAGCTCCTTCAAGTTTTGCCGGAACCAGAAGAGAATCTCGAGGAAGTGGATTTGCTTTTTGACTATATGTACAGGAAAGGCATTGAGTTCAAAGAAGAGGTCGAAAAGCCAAAAGGCATCCTAGCCTCAATATTACAAGCGAAAAAGGAAAAAAGTCTGATTGAAGAGCTTGGCCTTGGCGACATTGCCGATGACTCAGTTCGTATGTATCTTCGCGAAATTGGACGGATTCCACTTCTCACCAACGAAGAAGAGGTCAAATTGGCCAAGCGAAGCGAGAAGGGCGACATCTGGGCCAAGAAAAGATTGGCTGAATCCAATTTGAGACTTGTCGTTTCAATCGCCAAGAAATATATTGGTCGCGGTCTATCATTGCTCGACCTTATCCAAGAAGGTAACACTGGTCTGATGCGAGCAGTGGACAAATTCGATTATCGCAAAGGTTTCAAATTCTCAACATATGCTACTTGGTGGATCCGCCAGGCAATCACGCGTGCTATCGCTGACCAAGCTCGCACCATTCGTATTCCTGTCCACATGATTGAAACTATCAACAAGCTTATTCGTGTTCAGCGTCAGCTAGTCCAAGATCTTGGTCGCGAACCTACTCCAGAAGAGATCGCTCAGGAATTGGGATTGGATGTCGACAAAGTTGAGCACATTATCAAGATTTCCCAGGAAACAGTTTCTTTGGAGGCACCAGTTGGCGAAGAAGAAGACTCACGACTCGGCGACTTCATCGAAGATACCAAGCACGCTTCGCCGGAAGAGCAGACCTCACAACAATTGCTCAAAGACAAAATCGGAGAATTCTTGAGTTTCTTGGCCCCAAGGGAGCAGAAAATCTTGAAAATGCGTTTCGGACTCGAAGATGGTCGCACTCACACTCTCGAAGAAGTCGGTCAGGAATTTGGCGTCACTCGTGAACGTATCCGACAGATCGAGGCCAAAGCTCTCTCGAAATTGAAGAAGGCTGAGAGATCCACTGATCTCGAAGAATATTTGCAGGGTTAA
- the dnaG gene encoding DNA primase: protein MDNQVQEVKDRVDIVEVISSYLTLKKAGSNFKANCPFHNEKTPSMMISPERQSFKCFGCSEGGDVITFIEKIEGLDFFNALKLLADKAGVQLKSEKVKFGDKEFTSDRKTRIYEINEWTKRVYHKILTDHPKAEKAREYLKGRGLTVETISAFEIGYAPAAWDFLLKFLGSKGYTEKEAVEAGVAVQSDNGKIFDRFRGRIIFPISNILGNTVAFTSRILEDDGKSAKYVNSSESPIYIKGKTIYGLDKAKLPIKEANQAVVVEGNMDVIACHQAGFRNTVACSGTALTLDQLKILTRYGGEIVFCFDADNAGQTAMKRAVRIALENDMTTKTISITKPYKDPDDMIKKDPSIWKKAVAEARPSLEYWIDQLIENAGKLDVTAKKTIAKEILPVVKAIFSDIEKEHYIRYLSQKLLVSEKSLSEALNKSKTDREFSHPEVKSELPEAEKLSLVERILGLVWADPSLAKEIGNEFEDVQSSEKYLVDLLAMVKAKSVDKEKIRPEFAAELDQLTITVLKDIDPEADGALSEEIKYLLGRQRSDQKETIKDDFARRIREAEQKGDKELLKKLLQEFSTLIK from the coding sequence ATGGATAATCAAGTTCAGGAAGTCAAAGATCGAGTTGATATTGTCGAGGTAATCTCGTCCTATTTGACGTTGAAAAAAGCGGGGTCTAATTTCAAGGCCAATTGTCCTTTTCATAACGAAAAGACTCCTTCGATGATGATCAGCCCAGAAAGACAAAGCTTCAAATGTTTTGGCTGTTCTGAGGGCGGAGATGTCATCACCTTCATCGAAAAAATTGAAGGCCTAGACTTCTTTAACGCCCTCAAATTATTAGCTGACAAAGCTGGGGTCCAGCTCAAAAGTGAGAAGGTCAAATTTGGTGACAAGGAATTTACTTCTGATCGCAAGACCAGAATTTACGAAATCAACGAATGGACGAAAAGGGTTTATCACAAAATCTTGACTGATCACCCGAAGGCCGAAAAAGCGAGAGAATATTTAAAAGGGAGAGGCCTAACAGTAGAGACCATTTCAGCTTTTGAAATCGGCTATGCTCCAGCTGCTTGGGATTTCCTTCTCAAATTTCTTGGGAGCAAAGGCTACACAGAAAAAGAGGCGGTCGAGGCTGGAGTGGCCGTCCAGAGCGACAATGGCAAAATATTTGATCGATTCAGAGGCAGAATCATTTTCCCAATCAGCAATATCCTGGGCAATACCGTCGCCTTCACTTCCAGAATTCTGGAGGATGACGGCAAGAGCGCTAAATATGTAAATTCATCTGAATCTCCGATCTATATTAAGGGCAAGACTATCTATGGTCTCGACAAAGCTAAGTTGCCGATCAAAGAAGCGAACCAAGCAGTTGTCGTCGAGGGCAATATGGATGTAATTGCTTGTCATCAGGCAGGATTTCGAAACACAGTCGCTTGCTCTGGCACGGCCTTGACCCTTGACCAATTGAAAATATTGACCCGTTACGGTGGCGAGATAGTCTTCTGTTTCGACGCGGACAACGCTGGCCAGACGGCGATGAAGCGAGCTGTCCGAATCGCGCTCGAAAACGATATGACGACCAAAACAATTTCAATAACAAAGCCGTATAAAGATCCGGACGATATGATCAAAAAGGATCCCTCCATTTGGAAAAAAGCTGTTGCGGAGGCTAGGCCATCACTTGAATATTGGATCGATCAATTGATCGAAAATGCGGGCAAACTTGATGTTACGGCCAAGAAGACGATCGCCAAGGAAATCTTACCAGTCGTCAAAGCGATCTTTTCTGATATTGAAAAGGAACATTATATTCGCTATCTGTCTCAGAAATTGTTAGTTTCTGAGAAGTCTCTTTCGGAGGCACTGAATAAATCCAAAACTGACCGCGAGTTTTCTCATCCAGAGGTGAAGTCAGAATTACCAGAGGCCGAGAAGCTTTCGCTTGTTGAGAGAATCCTAGGCCTTGTTTGGGCCGATCCAAGCCTAGCCAAGGAAATCGGCAACGAATTTGAGGATGTTCAATCATCAGAGAAATATCTGGTTGACCTCTTGGCAATGGTGAAGGCCAAATCAGTAGACAAGGAAAAGATAAGGCCAGAGTTTGCAGCAGAGCTCGACCAGCTCACGATTACGGTCCTAAAGGATATTGATCCAGAGGCTGATGGCGCACTCTCCGAAGAGATCAAATATTTGCTCGGGCGGCAGAGAAGCGATCAAAAAGAGACGATCAAAGATGACTTTGCCAGACGAATTCGTGAGGCTGAGCAAAAAGGGGACAAGGAACTATTGAAAAAGTTACTGCAAGAGTTCTCGACCTTGATAAAATGA
- a CDS encoding histidine phosphatase family protein, with product MKIYLMRHGQTTGDIEDRFGGDYDDHLTELGKSQAEKLAGELVGLNIEKIYYSPRIRVAETASIIKNITNIPIESIDDLRERNAYGVLTGQIKSEAKEEHPELIEILKDPTATISGAEDYGSFKDRIIKILDNLSDSQAQPVGIITHGGVISCFLREIIGRERKKLDDCALIELDYDGKKYNIVRSNGLEFQDL from the coding sequence ATGAAGATATATCTAATGCGACATGGTCAGACGACAGGGGATATCGAAGACCGCTTTGGCGGTGATTATGATGATCATTTGACCGAATTGGGAAAATCACAGGCCGAGAAGCTGGCAGGCGAATTAGTTGGATTAAATATAGAAAAAATTTACTATAGCCCTCGTATCCGCGTCGCGGAAACAGCTTCTATAATCAAAAACATTACCAATATTCCAATAGAATCTATCGATGACTTGCGGGAACGAAATGCTTATGGCGTTTTAACTGGTCAAATCAAGTCAGAAGCAAAGGAAGAACACCCAGAACTCATAGAAATCCTGAAAGATCCCACGGCTACTATTTCAGGTGCCGAAGATTATGGGTCTTTTAAGGATAGGATAATCAAGATTCTCGACAATTTATCTGATTCCCAAGCTCAGCCGGTTGGTATCATAACTCATGGCGGCGTCATCAGCTGTTTCTTGCGCGAGATAATTGGCCGCGAGAGGAAGAAACTTGACGATTGTGCTCTGATCGAGCTTGATTACGATGGTAAAAAATATAATATTGTTAGGTCAAACGGCCTGGAGTTCCAAGACCTATAA
- a CDS encoding iron-containing alcohol dehydrogenase, producing MNNFELHNPTKIIFGTDAMEKIGDNIQPFGKKVLVTYGSGSIKNNGVHQKVMSQLKDFDVQEFGGIEPNPRVETVREVVKKFKDFNPDFLLAVGGGSVIDGTKLLAASMYYDGDPWDFMAKSDIEPTKYIPFGVVLTLSATGSEMNKGAVITNWTTHEKKGFKKKQNYPKFSVIDPQNTFSLPKDQTAYGVIDAFSHVMEQYMNTTKNVPLQDRIGEGILLTLIENGQKVLDAPTDYEARANVSFCACMALNDLLRSGVDEDWATHGIEHQLSAFYDIPHAAGLAIITPRWMEVVKDQKAQKLVQYGKRIWNLEGNDEEIIKESITATHNFFASLGVKMSLKEWNISDEHFPIMVERLVEKGIGEIPLTAKQIRKILDDCLA from the coding sequence ATGAACAATTTTGAATTACACAATCCGACTAAAATCATTTTTGGTACCGATGCCATGGAGAAGATTGGCGATAATATTCAGCCCTTTGGCAAAAAAGTGCTCGTCACTTATGGCAGTGGCAGTATCAAAAATAATGGAGTCCATCAGAAAGTAATGAGCCAGCTTAAGGATTTTGATGTTCAAGAATTCGGCGGCATCGAACCAAATCCGAGAGTAGAAACTGTTAGAGAGGTTGTCAAAAAATTTAAGGATTTTAATCCTGACTTTCTCTTGGCTGTCGGTGGCGGCAGTGTTATTGATGGTACTAAACTTTTGGCCGCTTCAATGTATTACGATGGTGACCCATGGGATTTCATGGCGAAATCAGATATCGAACCGACAAAATATATTCCATTCGGTGTGGTCTTAACCCTTTCGGCGACCGGAAGCGAGATGAACAAAGGGGCTGTTATAACAAATTGGACCACTCACGAAAAGAAAGGCTTCAAAAAAAAGCAAAATTATCCAAAATTTTCAGTAATTGATCCACAAAATACTTTTTCTTTACCCAAAGACCAGACAGCCTATGGTGTTATCGACGCATTTTCTCATGTCATGGAACAATATATGAATACAACTAAGAATGTGCCGCTTCAGGATAGGATCGGCGAAGGCATTCTCCTGACTCTTATAGAAAATGGACAAAAAGTTCTGGATGCCCCGACTGATTATGAGGCCAGGGCGAATGTTTCTTTCTGCGCTTGCATGGCGCTGAATGATTTACTCAGATCGGGAGTTGATGAAGATTGGGCGACTCACGGCATAGAGCATCAACTCAGTGCCTTCTATGATATACCGCACGCTGCCGGACTAGCTATCATTACTCCAAGATGGATGGAAGTTGTCAAAGATCAAAAAGCACAAAAGTTGGTCCAATACGGAAAAAGAATCTGGAATCTTGAGGGAAATGACGAAGAAATTATCAAAGAATCAATTACTGCTACCCATAACTTCTTTGCCTCTCTCGGTGTCAAAATGAGCTTGAAAGAGTGGAATATCTCAGACGAACATTTTCCAATTATGGTTGAGAGATTGGTCGAAAAAGGAATTGGCGAGATCCCTCTGACTGCAAAGCAAATTAGAAAAATATTAGACGACTGTTTAGCGTAA
- a CDS encoding SDR family oxidoreductase has product MQVKNKIFLVTGAGGGIGTELCLALLERGAKVAAVDLRDEGLDKLKESAGDKAERLTTHVLDITDRKAVENLPEDIIAKQGSIDAIVNNAGIIQPFVRINDLEYDAIDKVMKVNFFGTLYITKTFLPLLLKRPEAHIVNVSSMGGFLPVPGQSVYGASKAAVKLMTEGLYAELLDTNVHVSVVFPGATNTHIAENSGAGMPKAEIDTSKQKSFPMLSAKEAARIIVDGIEKNKAQIFTGRDSKMMDFLYRLNPVSATKLIAKQMKSLLPK; this is encoded by the coding sequence ATGCAGGTAAAAAATAAAATATTTCTAGTTACGGGCGCTGGCGGCGGAATCGGCACCGAGTTGTGCCTTGCTTTGCTTGAGCGCGGAGCCAAAGTTGCAGCTGTTGATTTGCGCGATGAGGGATTAGACAAATTAAAAGAATCGGCCGGTGATAAGGCTGAACGTCTGACGACACATGTCCTAGATATCACGGACAGGAAAGCGGTCGAAAATTTACCCGAGGATATTATCGCCAAACAGGGCAGTATAGACGCCATTGTCAACAATGCTGGGATCATCCAGCCGTTTGTCAGAATAAATGATCTTGAATATGACGCGATCGACAAGGTTATGAAAGTCAACTTCTTTGGCACACTATATATAACCAAAACTTTTCTTCCATTACTTCTCAAAAGACCAGAAGCTCATATTGTTAATGTTTCCAGTATGGGCGGCTTCTTGCCGGTCCCTGGCCAGAGCGTCTATGGTGCGTCAAAGGCGGCAGTCAAGCTCATGACCGAAGGATTGTACGCCGAACTCTTGGACACAAATGTACACGTCTCAGTAGTTTTTCCCGGTGCTACCAACACGCATATCGCCGAAAATTCTGGGGCCGGGATGCCCAAGGCAGAGATAGATACTTCAAAACAAAAGAGCTTCCCAATGTTGTCAGCCAAAGAGGCGGCCAGAATCATCGTTGATGGAATCGAGAAGAATAAAGCTCAAATATTTACAGGAAGAGATTCAAAGATGATGGATTTTCTTTATCGGCTCAATCCTGTCTCCGCCACAAAACTGATTGCGAAGCAGATGAAATCACTTTTACCAAAATGA